From Candidatus Omnitrophota bacterium, a single genomic window includes:
- a CDS encoding type II secretion system F family protein produces MATYVYKAVDSTGRMVKGEVDAASEIGVTTELAKMGYMPVSIAFKAKPKAGGVSFNFGKDNSGTVSPKALVIFSRQFAVIIKAAVPILEGLGVLAEQTDDQALKKALNQVIHDVEGGISLSQAMSKHPGVFSQLYVNTVVAGESAGILDKVLFRLSNMLEEDMENRTNISAAMRYPIMVIVALIMAVIALSVFVIPQFAGIYSTMSVSLPLPTTIMIIIGNVLTHYWYLVIAGVIGLFFLFKAAIKTGRGRYIWDDLKFKAPIISRVYTKITMLRFASMLSILYQSGLPVLKTLDIVGMTIGNVVLTKEIERIKQEVADGKGISGGVMSSRFFPRLVGYMISIGEKSGSLPMMLDSLCEYFNLEVRTTIKNLTVMIEPLMTAVLGLAVMGMALAIFLPMWNMIKVFKG; encoded by the coding sequence ATGGCCACGTATGTATATAAAGCAGTGGATTCCACAGGCAGGATGGTGAAAGGCGAAGTGGATGCCGCCAGCGAGATCGGCGTTACCACCGAGCTGGCCAAGATGGGGTATATGCCGGTAAGCATAGCGTTCAAGGCCAAGCCCAAAGCAGGCGGTGTTTCTTTCAATTTCGGCAAAGATAATTCCGGGACGGTCAGCCCCAAGGCCCTGGTCATTTTCAGCCGGCAGTTCGCCGTGATCATAAAAGCGGCTGTCCCTATTCTTGAGGGCCTGGGCGTGCTGGCTGAACAGACCGACGACCAGGCTTTAAAAAAAGCGCTTAATCAGGTCATTCACGATGTGGAAGGAGGTATCAGCCTTTCTCAGGCTATGTCCAAACACCCCGGGGTTTTTTCCCAACTTTACGTCAATACTGTGGTAGCCGGAGAAAGCGCGGGTATCCTGGACAAGGTGCTTTTCAGGCTTTCCAACATGCTGGAAGAGGATATGGAGAACCGGACGAATATATCCGCGGCGATGCGTTATCCGATAATGGTGATCGTGGCTTTGATAATGGCGGTTATCGCGTTGTCGGTATTCGTTATCCCGCAATTCGCCGGGATATATTCCACAATGAGCGTGAGCCTGCCCTTGCCGACAACGATAATGATAATAATAGGCAATGTCCTGACCCATTATTGGTATCTGGTCATCGCCGGCGTTATAGGTTTGTTTTTTTTATTCAAGGCTGCTATAAAGACCGGGCGGGGCAGGTATATCTGGGATGATTTGAAGTTCAAGGCTCCGATAATCAGCAGGGTATATACAAAAATAACCATGCTGCGTTTCGCCTCAATGCTCAGTATCCTGTATCAGTCAGGTTTGCCGGTACTGAAGACACTGGATATCGTGGGGATGACCATCGGCAATGTTGTGCTGACCAAGGAGATCGAAAGGATAAAACAGGAAGTGGCTGACGGTAAAGGCATTTCCGGCGGAGTAATGAGCAGCCGATTCTTCCCTCGTCTTGTAGGATATATGATATCTATCGGCGAGAAGAGCGGTTCTCTGCCGATGATGCTTGATTCTTTGTGCGAGTATTTCAATCTGGAGGTCAGGACAACCATCAAAAACCTGACCGTGATGATCGAGCCTTTGATGACGGCTGTTTTGGGTTTAGCGGTAATGGGCATGGCCCTGGCTATATTCCTGCCGATGTGGAATATGATCAAGGTATTCAAGGGCTGA
- a CDS encoding PilZ domain-containing protein, with translation MTDLENRLVEKKMVSIGQFEHAQEEALKINRSVWAGLVMLGYLSEKDISRFFAGESGVPYVDIASYRISREILSLLDKNYCIQNFVIPLFKIKNRLFVACSNPFDTGLMGALAKMSGFIIAPLICDAHSIQGALDLYWGMDDKFFEAASFIVAPNRLRKISLWRESERLMLTMPVTVKPKDDSVLVQSASPIAGKACNISAKGNSAAISIPLFLPEGVKILVDFSAPQTSCGLTALGEIVHSYMDSVEQYTLGIKFIEINDVAKAKLLQIAKEGKYKQN, from the coding sequence ATGACAGACCTGGAAAATAGGCTGGTTGAGAAAAAAATGGTCAGCATCGGGCAATTTGAGCATGCCCAAGAAGAGGCGCTTAAAATAAACCGTTCGGTCTGGGCCGGGCTGGTAATGCTGGGGTATCTTTCCGAAAAAGATATAAGCCGTTTTTTTGCCGGGGAGAGCGGGGTCCCTTATGTGGATATTGCCTCTTACAGGATAAGCCGGGAGATCCTGTCTTTGTTGGATAAAAATTACTGCATCCAGAATTTTGTTATTCCGTTATTCAAGATAAAGAACAGGTTATTCGTCGCTTGCAGCAATCCGTTTGATACCGGCCTTATGGGTGCCTTGGCGAAAATGAGCGGATTTATAATTGCGCCTCTGATCTGTGATGCCCACAGCATACAGGGAGCTTTGGATCTTTATTGGGGAATGGATGATAAATTCTTCGAAGCCGCAAGTTTTATTGTCGCCCCCAACCGGTTGAGGAAAATAAGCCTCTGGCGGGAATCAGAACGGTTAATGTTAACAATGCCGGTCACTGTAAAGCCTAAGGATGATTCGGTGCTTGTTCAATCAGCCTCGCCTATTGCCGGAAAGGCTTGCAATATATCCGCTAAAGGGAATTCTGCGGCAATAAGCATACCGCTTTTTTTGCCTGAAGGGGTTAAGATATTGGTGGATTTTAGTGCGCCGCAGACATCTTGCGGTTTAACGGCTTTAGGTGAAATAGTGCACAGTTATATGGATAGCGTTGAACAGTATACCCTGGGAATTAAATTTATTGAAATAAATGACGTAGCCAAAGCCAAGCTCTTGCAAATAGCTAAAGAGGGGAAATATAAGCAGAATTGA